A DNA window from Brassica napus cultivar Da-Ae chromosome C1, Da-Ae, whole genome shotgun sequence contains the following coding sequences:
- the LOC106443409 gene encoding jacalin-related lectin 45-like — MSTLSSTETMSEQCPFDDGVYDCVKKVIIGEDSQGVAYITIQYVRNGDVVQLEHGSERGTQITETEFKVKDPDEYITCIEGTWGEAKRYDSDIHMWNQTLSRTVTELQFKTSHGRTSQKFGKPGADSIEFKLEGNNGTKLVGLLGSSGRFLDEIEANFDVVSSALKQLEPQGGSDGHSWDDGAYDGLRKVCIGEDGGRVSSVEFVYAKGDQRITHCHGMDSNERKEFELEYEDGEYIISVEGTTDDDGFVSSLIFNTSMDRSSEEFGKAVANNEFFLKPIGFHKLVGFRGRSCVDRINALGANFAVVVVPPVKKLQAQGTNSGEEWDDGIHDNVRMITVTYGHESVIAVTFEYANGTETVVGDARGDFDEIGDRKEFKLFDNSEYITSVEGFFGEKLLTSETVDEFESIFYKMKRLDFITNITTYSVLENDPSDGYVDVVPFKLEEKDHKIVGFHGKSTELSLKQIGVYVKPIDDA; from the exons atgtctACACTCTCATCAACAGAAACAATGTCAGAGCAATGTCCCTTCGACGATGGTGTTTACGACTGTGTAAAGAAAGTGATTATAGGAGAAGACTCTCAGGGCGTCGCTTACATCACGATCCAGTACGTGCGAAATGGAGATGTCGTGCAGCTAGAACATGGAAGCGAAAGAGGAACACAAATCACTGAg accGAGTTCAAAGTTAAGGACCCAGACGAATACATCACATGCATTGAGGGAACATGGGGAGAAGCTAAGCGATACGATAGTGATATCCATATGTGGAATCAAACGCTTAGTCGTACGGTGACAGAGCTTCAATTCAAGACATCACACGGGAGAACATCTCAGAAGTTTGGTAAGCCTGGAGCTGACAGCATAGAGTTCAAGTTGGAGGGCAACAATGGAACGAAGCTTGTTGGGCTTCTTGGAAGCTCTGGTCGATTTCTTGACGAGATAGAAGCTAACTTTGACGTGGTTTCTTCTGCTTTAAAGCAGTTAGAACCTCAAGGTGGGTCCGATGGACATTCTTGGGATGATGGGGCTTATGACGGTCTGAGGAAAGTGTGTATTGGAGAAGATGGTGGCCGGGTGAGCTCCGTTGAGTTCGTGTATGCCAAGGGAGACCAACGTATAACTCATTGTCACGGCATGGATTCAAATGAACGTAAAGAG TTTGAGCTGGAGTATGAAGATGGTGAATATATTATATCCGTGGAAGGAACTACCGATGATGATGGTTTTGTCTCGTCTTTAATCTTCAACACATCAATGGATAGAAGCTCTGAGGAGTTTGGAAAAGCGGTTGCTAACAACGAGTTCTTCCTCAAGCCAATAGGGTTTCATAAGCTTGTCGGCTTCCGAGGAAGGTCCTGCGTTGATCGTATCAATGCTCTAGGTGCAAATTTCGCTGTGGTGGTCGTTCCTCCAGTCAAGAAACTACAAGCACAAGGTACTAACTCTGGTGAAGAGTGGGATGATGGGATCCACGACAATGTTCGTATGATAACGGTAACATACGGCCACGAGTCTGTGATAGCGGTCACGTTTGAATATGCCAACGGAACGGAGACTGTGGTTGGAGACGCTCGCGGGGACTTCGATGAAATTGGTGATAGAAAAGAG TTCAAGCTCTTTGATAATAGTGAATACATAACATCCGTTGAAGGATTCTTCGGTGAAAAGTTGCTCACTTCTGAAACCGTAGACGAATTTGAGTCTATATTCTATAAAATGAAGAGGCTTGATTTCATCACAAATATTACAACATATTCAGTGTTGGAAAACGATCCAAGTGACGGTTATGTGGACGTAGTACCGTTCAAGCTGGAGGAGAAAGATCATAAGATTGTTGGGTTCCATGGCAAGTCTACAGAACTTTCTCTCAAACAAATTGGTGTTTATGTTAAGCCAATCGATGACGCTTA